The following are from one region of the Streptomyces rubrogriseus genome:
- a CDS encoding transglutaminase-like domain-containing protein: MRPPRPPHPPSPERSAELRRRFAQEARSERPDLATLCLLVGAEADGALDEAGLDAAQVELDRLAGELPFRPGTPRAWAVALRDLLGERYGFHGAAADYQRLESSLLHEVVRRRRGLPILLSVVWLEVARRAGAPVYGVALPGHFVVGFGEESGAASGPGSAPLGERVLVDPYDGGRLLSGTDAEALVAGATGAELRASMLEPAAPLDVVARVLNNIRAWAAARPEQSAVGLWAVELALLLPAHAARLRYERAVLLVQRGEFAAGAGELEAYAEVVGAVDEAVAEEVRGEARTARAMLN; this comes from the coding sequence ATGCGTCCTCCTCGTCCTCCCCACCCCCCGTCGCCGGAGCGGTCGGCCGAACTGCGGCGGCGGTTCGCCCAAGAGGCGCGGTCCGAGCGCCCCGACCTGGCCACGCTCTGCCTGCTGGTGGGCGCGGAGGCGGACGGGGCACTGGACGAGGCGGGGCTGGACGCCGCGCAGGTGGAACTGGACCGGCTGGCCGGAGAGCTGCCGTTCCGGCCGGGTACGCCCCGGGCCTGGGCGGTGGCGCTGCGGGACCTGCTCGGCGAGCGGTACGGGTTCCACGGGGCCGCCGCGGACTACCAGCGGCTGGAGTCGTCGTTGCTGCACGAGGTGGTGCGGCGGCGGCGCGGGCTGCCGATCCTGCTGTCGGTGGTGTGGCTGGAGGTCGCCCGGCGGGCGGGGGCGCCGGTGTACGGGGTCGCGTTGCCGGGGCACTTCGTGGTCGGGTTCGGGGAAGAGTCGGGTGCGGCGTCCGGCCCCGGGTCCGCGCCGTTGGGGGAGCGGGTGCTCGTCGATCCGTACGACGGGGGGCGGCTGCTGAGCGGTACGGACGCGGAGGCGCTGGTCGCCGGGGCGACGGGGGCGGAGCTGCGGGCGTCGATGCTGGAGCCGGCGGCGCCGTTGGACGTGGTGGCGCGGGTGCTGAACAACATCCGGGCGTGGGCGGCGGCGCGGCCGGAGCAGTCGGCGGTGGGGCTGTGGGCGGTCGAGCTGGCGCTGCTGCTGCCGGCGCATGCGGCGCGGTTGCGGTACGAGCGGGCGGTGTTGTTGGTGCAGCGGGGGGAGTTCGCTGCGGGGGCCGGGGAGTTGGAGGCCTACGCGGAGGTGGTGGGGGCGGTGGACGAGGCGGTCGCCGAGGAGGTGCGGGGGGAGGCGCGGACGGCTCGGGCGATGTTGAACTGA
- the fdxA gene encoding ferredoxin yields MTYVIAQPCVDVKDKACIEECPVDCIYEGQRSLYIHPDECVDCGACEPVCPVEAIFYEDDTPEEWKDYYKANVEFFDELGSPGGASKLGLIERDHPFVAALPPQNQ; encoded by the coding sequence GTGACCTACGTCATCGCGCAGCCTTGTGTCGACGTGAAGGACAAGGCGTGCATCGAGGAGTGCCCGGTCGACTGCATCTACGAGGGCCAGCGGTCCTTGTACATCCACCCGGACGAATGCGTCGACTGTGGTGCCTGTGAGCCGGTCTGCCCGGTCGAGGCGATCTTCTACGAGGACGACACTCCCGAGGAGTGGAAGGACTACTACAAGGCGAACGTCGAGTTCTTCGACGAGCTCGGCTCGCCCGGCGGCGCCAGCAAGCTGGGGCTGATCGAGCGCGACCACCCCTTCGTCGCCGCGCTGCCGCCGCAGAACCAGTAA
- a CDS encoding sensor histidine kinase yields the protein MSGVGIGQRPENRRQKTVKVMWTAIWLAYLGAPVSDLLHGGHAVGVQVLGWIGLVAFVVWYMLLLFRTGRGERTRLVLGSLAVLAAQSTLLALTLGREWLVLFVYVAIASGAALPLRLARWTIPGASALLTAIALAVPGGTSFIAGLLLPALLGGFAMTGVRELIRTTIALREARATVAQLAANEERLRLARDLHDLLGHSLSLITLKSELAGRMLPAHPDKAAQQVADIEQVSRQALVDVREAVTGYRRARLAPELAGAKVALTAAGVDAELPGEPDPAGLPEDSEAALAWALREAVTNVVRHSGARRCVVELLERQTLDGAVLELSVEDDGSGGPASANAPGNGLTGLAERLEKAGGTLEASGSRRGFRLVARVPAGAATDVGSGA from the coding sequence GTGAGCGGCGTCGGAATCGGGCAACGCCCGGAGAACCGCAGGCAGAAGACCGTCAAGGTCATGTGGACCGCCATCTGGCTGGCCTACCTGGGCGCCCCCGTCAGCGACCTGCTGCACGGCGGTCACGCCGTCGGCGTCCAGGTCCTCGGCTGGATCGGCCTCGTCGCCTTCGTGGTCTGGTACATGCTGCTGCTCTTCCGCACCGGCCGCGGCGAGCGGACCCGGCTGGTCCTCGGCTCCCTCGCCGTCCTCGCGGCCCAGTCCACGCTCCTCGCCCTCACCCTGGGCCGCGAGTGGCTGGTCCTCTTCGTCTACGTGGCGATCGCCTCCGGTGCCGCCCTGCCGCTGCGCCTGGCCCGCTGGACCATCCCGGGCGCCTCGGCGCTGCTGACGGCGATCGCCCTCGCGGTGCCCGGCGGGACCTCCTTCATCGCCGGGCTGCTGCTCCCGGCGCTGCTGGGCGGCTTCGCCATGACCGGCGTGCGCGAGCTGATCCGGACCACCATCGCGCTGCGCGAGGCCCGCGCCACCGTCGCCCAGCTCGCCGCCAACGAGGAACGCCTGCGCCTCGCCCGCGACCTGCACGACCTGCTCGGCCACTCGCTCTCCCTGATCACCCTGAAGAGCGAGCTGGCCGGCCGCATGCTCCCCGCCCACCCCGACAAGGCCGCCCAGCAGGTCGCCGACATCGAACAGGTCAGCCGCCAGGCCCTCGTCGACGTGCGCGAGGCCGTCACCGGCTACCGCCGGGCCCGCCTGGCCCCCGAACTCGCCGGCGCGAAGGTCGCGTTGACGGCGGCCGGCGTGGACGCCGAACTCCCCGGCGAACCGGACCCGGCCGGCCTGCCCGAGGACTCCGAGGCGGCCCTCGCCTGGGCGCTGCGCGAGGCGGTCACCAACGTCGTACGGCACAGCGGCGCCCGGCGCTGCGTGGTGGAGCTGCTGGAGCGCCAGACGCTGGACGGAGCGGTGCTGGAACTGTCGGTGGAGGACGACGGCTCCGGCGGCCCCGCCTCCGCGAACGCCCCGGGCAACGGCCTCACCGGCCTCGCCGAACGGCTGGAGAAGGCGGGCGGCACACTGGAGGCGAGCGGGTCGCGCCGGGGATTCCGGCTGGTCGCCCGCGTCCCGGCGGGCGCGGCCACCGACGTAGGATCCGGGGCATGA
- a CDS encoding ABC transporter ATP-binding protein, which yields MTRTTAVGFDRVTKGYGDVRAVDGLTLALHPGETVALLGPNGAGKSTTLDLLLGLRRPDAGTVHVFGGEPREAVVAGRVGAMLQSGGLMDEVTVAELVRLACALHPRAYPAADVLARAGLTKIAGRRVDKLSGGQAQRVRFALATAGDSDLIVLDEPTTGMDVTARQAFWATMREQADQGRTVLFATHYLEEADAIADRVLVLHRGRLLADGTAAEIKARAGTRRISFDLDGGPDGGPDGGPDGSPAGSRNGTVDEATLRALPHLTALDVSGRTVRIQSADADATVHALYGLGLYPRNLEVAGLGLEQAFVALTAAEEAKQP from the coding sequence ATGACGAGGACAACGGCGGTCGGCTTCGACCGGGTGACCAAGGGGTACGGCGACGTCCGGGCCGTCGACGGCCTGACGCTCGCCCTGCACCCCGGCGAGACCGTGGCCCTGCTGGGCCCGAACGGAGCGGGCAAGTCGACCACGCTCGACCTGCTGCTCGGCCTGAGGCGCCCCGACGCCGGCACCGTTCACGTCTTCGGCGGCGAACCGCGCGAGGCCGTCGTCGCCGGACGGGTGGGCGCCATGCTCCAGAGCGGCGGCCTGATGGACGAGGTCACGGTCGCCGAACTCGTCCGGCTGGCCTGCGCGCTGCACCCCAGGGCCTACCCGGCCGCCGACGTGCTGGCCCGGGCCGGACTTACGAAGATCGCCGGCCGCCGGGTCGACAAGCTCTCCGGCGGCCAGGCCCAGAGGGTTCGCTTCGCACTCGCGACCGCCGGCGACAGTGACCTGATCGTCCTGGACGAGCCCACCACCGGCATGGACGTCACCGCCCGCCAGGCCTTCTGGGCCACCATGCGCGAACAGGCCGACCAGGGCCGCACCGTGCTGTTCGCCACGCACTACCTGGAGGAGGCCGACGCCATCGCCGACCGGGTGCTCGTCCTGCACCGGGGCCGGCTGCTGGCCGACGGCACGGCCGCCGAGATCAAGGCCAGGGCCGGGACCCGCCGGATCTCCTTCGACCTGGACGGCGGCCCGGACGGCGGCCCGGACGGCGGCCCCGACGGAAGCCCGGCCGGCAGCCGGAACGGCACCGTCGACGAGGCGACGCTGCGCGCGCTGCCGCACCTGACCGCCCTCGACGTGTCCGGCCGGACCGTGCGCATCCAGTCCGCCGACGCCGATGCCACCGTGCACGCCCTGTACGGCCTCGGCCTGTACCCCCGCAACCTCGAAGTCGCCGGCCTCGGACTCGAGCAGGCCTTCGTCGCCCTCACCGCCGCCGAGGAGGCCAAGCAGCCGTGA
- a CDS encoding response regulator transcription factor, with translation MSRTIKVLLAEDQAMVREALAALLGLEEDIEVVAQVARGDEVLDAARAHGVDVALLDIEMPGATGIEAAALVHRELPAVKLVVLTTFGRPGYLRSAMESGADAFLVKDAPAAQLAEAVRKVLAGERVIDPTLAAAALAEGANPLTDREREILRAAADGSTNAELATALHLSQGTVRNYLSTAIQKLAVRNRAEAVQVARNKGWL, from the coding sequence ATGAGCCGCACGATCAAGGTCCTGCTGGCCGAGGACCAGGCGATGGTCCGCGAGGCACTGGCCGCCCTGCTCGGCCTGGAGGAGGACATCGAGGTCGTCGCCCAGGTGGCGCGCGGCGACGAGGTGCTGGACGCCGCCCGCGCCCACGGCGTGGACGTGGCCCTGCTGGACATCGAGATGCCCGGCGCGACCGGCATCGAGGCGGCGGCCCTGGTCCACCGGGAACTGCCGGCCGTGAAGCTGGTCGTCCTCACCACCTTCGGCCGCCCCGGCTACCTGCGCAGCGCGATGGAGTCCGGCGCCGACGCCTTCCTGGTCAAGGACGCCCCGGCCGCCCAGCTCGCCGAAGCGGTCCGCAAGGTGCTGGCGGGGGAGCGGGTCATCGACCCGACCCTGGCGGCAGCGGCCCTCGCCGAGGGCGCCAACCCCCTCACCGACCGCGAACGCGAGATCCTCCGCGCCGCCGCCGACGGTTCCACCAACGCCGAACTCGCCACCGCCCTCCACCTCTCCCAGGGCACGGTCCGCAACTACCTGTCCACGGCCATCCAGAAACTGGCCGTGAGAAACCGCGCGGAAGCGGTCCAGGTGGCCAGAAACAAGGGCTGGCTGTAG
- the mshB gene encoding N-acetyl-1-D-myo-inositol-2-amino-2-deoxy-alpha-D-glucopyranoside deacetylase, with protein MTELPGRRLLLVHAHPDDESINNGVTMARYAAEGAHVTLVTCTLGERGEVIPPGLAHLSGAALGGHRRGELADAMRALGVDDFRLLGGPGRYADSGMLGLSDNDDPGCLWQADVDAAAALLVDVIREVRPQVLVTYDPNGGYGHPDHIQAHRIAMRAAELAAEAGCPVAKVYWNRVPRSRVEDAFARLRDDLPGLPFEKAARVEDVPGVVDDERITTEIRGEGTAYAAAKAAAMRAHATQITVAEPYFVLSNDLAQPILTTEYYELVRGERGGDGRENDLFAGIAGTSGTGEATS; from the coding sequence ATGACGGAACTCCCCGGCCGGCGTCTGCTGCTGGTGCACGCGCACCCGGACGACGAGTCGATCAACAACGGCGTGACCATGGCCCGCTACGCGGCCGAGGGCGCCCACGTGACGCTGGTGACCTGCACCCTCGGCGAGCGCGGCGAGGTCATCCCGCCCGGTCTCGCCCACCTGTCCGGTGCCGCTCTGGGCGGGCACCGCAGGGGCGAGCTGGCGGACGCGATGCGCGCACTCGGCGTCGACGACTTCCGGCTGCTCGGCGGGCCGGGACGGTACGCCGACTCCGGGATGCTGGGGCTGTCCGACAACGACGACCCCGGCTGCCTGTGGCAGGCGGACGTCGACGCGGCCGCGGCCCTGCTCGTCGACGTGATCCGCGAGGTGCGCCCCCAGGTGCTCGTCACCTACGACCCGAACGGCGGCTACGGCCACCCCGACCACATCCAGGCCCACCGCATCGCCATGCGGGCGGCGGAGCTGGCGGCCGAGGCCGGGTGTCCGGTCGCGAAGGTCTACTGGAACCGCGTGCCGCGCTCCCGGGTGGAGGACGCGTTCGCCCGGCTCCGGGACGACCTGCCCGGTCTGCCGTTCGAGAAGGCGGCCCGCGTCGAGGACGTGCCGGGTGTCGTCGACGACGAGCGGATCACCACCGAGATCCGCGGCGAGGGCACCGCGTACGCCGCCGCCAAGGCCGCCGCGATGCGCGCGCACGCCACCCAGATCACGGTCGCCGAACCGTATTTCGTCCTCTCCAACGACCTGGCCCAGCCGATCCTCACCACCGAGTACTACGAACTGGTGCGCGGCGAGCGGGGCGGCGACGGACGCGAGAACGACCTGTTCGCGGGCATCGCCGGAACCTCCGGCACCGGGGAGGCGACCTCGTGA
- a CDS encoding helix-turn-helix domain-containing protein translates to MSVDAGTDQVDEPGWEVDPDDDWALAVIATVGRQLRLRREAAGMRAPDFAVAIGYGEDLVYKVEGGRRIPRPEYLDRADEVLAAGGIVAAMKEDVKKVRYPKKVRDLAQLEARAVAMQLYDPLNVHGLLQTPEYSRGLLLMRRPSYSADEVERFIAARVARKAVFERDPAPELSFVLEEWSLRRPLGGRAHLRRQLEHLLEVARSRNVELQVMPMDREEHAGVDGGIEVLTFEDGSRVGRSPVVAHGRPVSEARQLRILELRYGIIRAQALTPRESTGFIERLLGET, encoded by the coding sequence ATGTCGGTGGACGCCGGGACGGACCAGGTCGACGAGCCGGGGTGGGAGGTGGACCCGGACGACGACTGGGCCCTGGCCGTGATCGCCACGGTGGGGCGGCAGCTCCGGCTGCGCCGGGAGGCGGCGGGGATGCGGGCTCCCGACTTCGCGGTGGCGATCGGGTACGGGGAGGACCTCGTGTACAAGGTCGAGGGCGGCAGGCGGATCCCGCGCCCCGAGTACCTGGACAGGGCCGACGAGGTGCTGGCCGCCGGCGGGATCGTCGCGGCCATGAAGGAGGACGTGAAGAAGGTCCGGTACCCGAAGAAGGTGCGGGATCTCGCGCAGCTGGAGGCGCGGGCGGTGGCGATGCAGTTGTACGACCCGCTGAACGTCCACGGGCTGCTGCAGACCCCGGAGTACTCGCGCGGGCTGCTCCTGATGCGGCGCCCTTCCTACTCGGCGGACGAGGTGGAGCGGTTCATCGCCGCACGGGTGGCTCGCAAGGCCGTCTTCGAACGGGACCCGGCACCCGAGTTGAGCTTCGTCCTGGAGGAGTGGTCGCTCAGGCGTCCACTGGGCGGGAGGGCGCACCTGCGCCGCCAGCTCGAACACCTGCTGGAGGTCGCGCGGTCGAGGAACGTCGAGTTGCAGGTGATGCCGATGGACCGCGAGGAGCACGCCGGAGTGGACGGCGGTATCGAGGTGCTGACCTTCGAGGACGGCTCCAGGGTGGGGCGTTCACCGGTGGTGGCCCACGGCCGGCCGGTGTCCGAGGCCAGGCAGCTACGTATCCTGGAGTTGCGGTATGGCATCATCCGGGCGCAGGCCCTGACTCCGCGTGAGTCCACCGGGTTCATCGAGCGACTGCTGGGGGAGACATGA
- a CDS encoding DUF397 domain-containing protein yields the protein MIRNTDLAWFKSSYSSGSEGDSCVEVALAPGTVHVRDSKNRPDTGPRLALAPEAWVCFVAGTVRS from the coding sequence ATGATCCGCAACACCGACCTGGCGTGGTTCAAGAGCAGCTACAGCAGCGGTAGCGAGGGCGACTCCTGCGTCGAGGTCGCCCTCGCTCCCGGCACCGTCCACGTCCGCGACTCGAAGAACCGGCCGGACACCGGCCCCCGGCTCGCGCTGGCGCCGGAGGCCTGGGTCTGCTTCGTGGCGGGCACGGTCAGAAGTTGA
- a CDS encoding membrane protein, protein MALSISAVVLLAIIVFLLVKKSGLKAGHAVVCMLLGFYLASSTIAPTISELTTNIAGMIGDINF, encoded by the coding sequence GTGGCACTCTCGATTTCGGCGGTTGTGCTGCTGGCGATCATCGTCTTCCTGCTGGTCAAGAAGTCAGGCTTGAAGGCGGGGCATGCGGTGGTCTGCATGCTCCTCGGCTTCTACCTGGCCTCGTCGACGATCGCCCCCACGATCAGCGAGCTGACGACCAACATCGCGGGGATGATCGGAGACATCAACTTCTGA
- a CDS encoding DUF6113 family protein, with product MNSRNEPPSSALAQPLRPPSLGRAALYAGLFVLGAVLGVAGALLQPAWFPGGLLLALAAEAGLCVGAGRAVGRRGGAVAPALGWALAVVLLTTSRPEGDFLFAAGAGSYLFLLGGIAVAVICATLAPVRQPDGGPARLRK from the coding sequence GTGAACAGCCGCAACGAACCGCCCAGCTCCGCACTGGCCCAGCCGCTGCGCCCGCCCTCGCTCGGACGGGCCGCCCTGTACGCCGGACTCTTCGTGCTCGGCGCCGTCCTCGGAGTGGCGGGCGCGCTGCTCCAGCCGGCCTGGTTCCCGGGCGGGCTGCTGCTCGCGCTGGCCGCCGAGGCGGGGCTGTGTGTCGGGGCGGGCCGTGCCGTCGGACGCCGGGGAGGGGCCGTCGCGCCCGCCCTCGGCTGGGCGCTCGCCGTGGTGCTGCTCACCACCAGCCGTCCGGAGGGCGACTTCCTCTTCGCCGCCGGTGCCGGCTCCTATCTCTTCCTGCTCGGTGGGATCGCCGTCGCTGTGATCTGTGCCACCCTCGCGCCGGTGCGGCAACCGGACGGCGGCCCCGCCCGACTTCGCAAGTGA
- a CDS encoding GNAT family N-acetyltransferase, with product MEFSAAGRLEVRITTADVGKRVSVRRLSEAGVAGEKFTDTVGVLTSWTDGVLLITRKSGESVRVAESALVAGKVVPAAPARRRGPAASYEELARVAARSWRPVESERLGEWELRAAGGFTRRANSVLPLGDPGLPLDEALTAVRRWYGERGLPAYVQTATGAAGTQELLCAELERRGWVREVTAEVWTGPLAPVADLAEGTGVVLSREADETWLARYQRKGVSEVALRVLESGPSVWFATVPGAQGSDGAGDVAAIGRCVVDGRWASFAAVEVDPAQRRRGLATAVMAALARRALDEGASAAWLQVETDNAGARALYAGMGFTAHHAYHHYREPAAAGADR from the coding sequence GTGGAATTCTCTGCCGCCGGGCGTCTTGAGGTCCGTATCACCACTGCTGACGTGGGCAAACGAGTCTCCGTACGGCGCTTGAGCGAAGCTGGTGTCGCAGGTGAGAAGTTCACCGACACGGTCGGCGTTCTCACATCATGGACCGACGGTGTGCTGCTGATCACACGAAAGAGTGGCGAGTCCGTCCGTGTCGCGGAGTCCGCCCTGGTCGCCGGGAAGGTCGTGCCGGCCGCCCCCGCCCGCCGCCGGGGTCCCGCCGCGTCCTACGAGGAGCTGGCGCGGGTCGCCGCGCGGTCCTGGCGCCCGGTGGAGAGCGAGCGGCTCGGCGAATGGGAGCTGCGGGCGGCCGGGGGCTTCACCCGGCGGGCCAACTCCGTGCTGCCGCTCGGCGATCCGGGGCTGCCCCTCGACGAGGCGCTGACGGCCGTACGCCGCTGGTACGGCGAACGCGGACTGCCCGCGTACGTCCAGACCGCCACCGGCGCCGCCGGTACGCAGGAGCTGCTGTGCGCGGAGCTGGAGCGGCGGGGCTGGGTCCGGGAGGTGACGGCCGAGGTGTGGACCGGGCCACTGGCGCCGGTCGCCGACCTGGCCGAGGGCACCGGTGTGGTCCTGTCCCGGGAGGCGGACGAAACCTGGCTGGCCCGGTACCAGCGCAAGGGGGTGAGCGAAGTGGCGCTGCGGGTCCTGGAGTCCGGGCCGTCGGTGTGGTTCGCCACGGTGCCCGGCGCGCAGGGCTCGGACGGCGCGGGCGACGTGGCGGCCATCGGACGGTGTGTCGTGGACGGGCGCTGGGCCTCCTTCGCCGCCGTCGAGGTCGATCCCGCGCAGCGGCGCCGGGGGCTCGCGACCGCCGTGATGGCCGCGCTGGCCCGGCGGGCACTGGACGAGGGGGCGTCGGCGGCATGGCTCCAGGTGGAGACCGACAACGCCGGGGCCCGGGCGCTGTACGCCGGGATGGGCTTCACGGCGCACCACGCCTACCACCACTACCGGGAGCCCGCGGCCGCCGGGGCCGACCGGTAG
- a CDS encoding bifunctional succinyldiaminopimelate transaminase/glutamate-prephenate aminotransferase yields MSAVSDRPPVAHHRPSNESLRDRLPDFPWDKLEPYKKTAAAHPGGIVDLSVGTPVDPVPELIQKALVDAADSPGYPTVWGTPALRDAITGWVERRLGARDVTHRHVLPVVGSKELVAWLPTQLGLGPGDRVAFPRLAYPTYEVGARLARAEYEAYEDPTELDPAGLKLLWLNSPSNPTGKVLSKADLTRIVAWAREHGVLVVSDECYLELGWEADPVSVLHPDVNGGSYDGLVAVHSLSKRSNLAGYRAAFLAGDPAVLGPLLVIRKHGGMMTPAPTQAAVVAALGDDEHVRVQRERYAARRSVLREALLGAGFRIEHSEASLYLWATRDESCWTTVAHLADRGILVAPGDFYGPAGGNFVRVALTATDERVQTAAERLRA; encoded by the coding sequence GTGTCCGCAGTCTCCGACCGCCCACCCGTCGCCCACCACCGCCCTTCCAACGAGTCGCTTCGCGACCGCCTTCCCGACTTCCCCTGGGACAAGCTGGAGCCGTACAAGAAGACGGCCGCAGCGCACCCCGGCGGCATCGTCGACCTCTCCGTCGGCACCCCGGTCGACCCGGTCCCCGAGCTGATCCAGAAGGCTCTGGTGGACGCGGCGGACTCCCCGGGCTACCCGACCGTCTGGGGCACCCCGGCGCTGCGGGACGCCATCACCGGCTGGGTGGAGCGCCGCCTGGGCGCCCGCGACGTCACCCACCGCCACGTGCTGCCCGTCGTCGGCTCCAAGGAACTGGTCGCCTGGCTCCCGACCCAGCTGGGCCTCGGCCCCGGTGACCGGGTGGCCTTCCCGCGCCTGGCCTACCCGACGTACGAGGTCGGCGCCCGCCTGGCCCGCGCGGAGTACGAGGCGTACGAGGACCCGACCGAGCTGGACCCGGCGGGTCTGAAGCTCCTGTGGCTCAACTCCCCGTCGAACCCGACGGGGAAGGTCCTGTCCAAGGCCGACCTGACCCGGATCGTCGCCTGGGCCCGCGAGCACGGGGTCCTCGTCGTCTCCGACGAGTGCTACCTGGAGCTGGGCTGGGAGGCCGATCCGGTCTCGGTCCTGCACCCGGACGTCAACGGCGGCTCGTACGACGGCCTGGTCGCCGTCCACTCCCTCTCCAAGCGCTCCAACCTCGCGGGCTACCGCGCGGCCTTCCTGGCCGGTGACCCGGCGGTCCTGGGCCCGCTCCTGGTGATCCGCAAGCACGGCGGCATGATGACCCCGGCGCCGACCCAGGCGGCCGTGGTGGCGGCCCTCGGCGACGACGAGCACGTCCGCGTCCAGCGCGAGCGCTACGCCGCCCGCCGCTCGGTCCTGCGCGAGGCCCTGCTGGGCGCCGGCTTCCGCATCGAGCACAGCGAGGCCAGCCTCTACCTCTGGGCCACCCGCGACGAGTCCTGCTGGACCACGGTCGCCCACCTGGCCGACCGCGGCATCCTGGTGGCCCCGGGCGACTTCTACGGCCCGGCGGGCGGGAACTTCGTCCGCGTAGCCCTGACAGCCACGGACGAACGCGTCCAGACGGCAGCAGAGCGCCTGAGAGCCTGA
- a CDS encoding ABC transporter permease produces MNGLIKLELTRALRNRKFLFFSVIYPSALFLLIAGSADATSEVDGTGLTLPTFFMVSMASFGALTAVLMGNSERIAKERESGWVRQLRLTTLPGRGYVLAKTASAAVVSLPSVVVVFVVAAAVKDVRLHAWQWLALTGVIWAGSLVFAALGVAIGYLATGDAVRPITMIVYFGLSMLGGLWMPTTTFPQWLRDVAEWLPTHAYAAVGQSIEQSHAPHAQDLAVLAVYFVLFAGGAAWLYRKDTLKA; encoded by the coding sequence GTGAACGGCCTGATCAAGCTCGAACTGACCCGGGCACTGCGCAACCGCAAATTCCTGTTCTTCTCGGTGATCTACCCCTCGGCCCTGTTCCTGCTGATCGCGGGCAGTGCCGACGCCACCAGCGAGGTCGACGGCACCGGACTGACCCTGCCCACCTTCTTCATGGTCTCCATGGCCTCCTTCGGTGCCCTGACCGCGGTACTCATGGGCAACAGCGAACGCATCGCCAAAGAGCGCGAGAGCGGCTGGGTCCGGCAGCTGCGGCTCACCACCCTGCCCGGCCGCGGCTACGTCCTCGCCAAGACCGCGAGCGCCGCCGTCGTCAGCCTGCCTTCGGTCGTCGTCGTCTTCGTCGTCGCCGCGGCCGTGAAGGACGTACGCCTGCACGCCTGGCAGTGGCTCGCCCTCACCGGCGTGATCTGGGCCGGCAGCCTGGTCTTCGCCGCGCTCGGCGTCGCCATCGGGTACCTGGCCACCGGGGACGCGGTCCGCCCGATCACGATGATCGTGTACTTCGGGCTCTCCATGCTCGGCGGCCTGTGGATGCCCACCACCACCTTCCCGCAGTGGCTGCGGGACGTCGCCGAGTGGCTGCCCACACACGCGTACGCTGCCGTCGGGCAGTCGATCGAACAGAGTCACGCCCCGCACGCACAGGACCTCGCCGTCCTCGCCGTCTACTTCGTGCTCTTCGCGGGCGGCGCGGCCTGGCTGTACCGGAAGGACACGCTGAAGGCGTGA
- a CDS encoding ATP-binding protein: MSLPLTRRIARAALLVAAGAAAGVGAAGSASAAPELPATPNLGGLTALDGANVGSTAASAAESVTDTAGDTGGKAVKKAVPTAGKTGGSVVKKATPAAQNAAGDAAGSAGDIVGDTAATATKGGLPTDALGKGGLPVQGLPIG; this comes from the coding sequence ATGTCCCTCCCCCTGACCCGCCGGATCGCCCGTGCCGCGCTGCTCGTCGCTGCGGGAGCGGCTGCCGGGGTCGGTGCGGCCGGCTCCGCCAGCGCGGCTCCCGAACTGCCGGCCACCCCGAACCTCGGGGGACTGACCGCCCTGGACGGGGCGAACGTCGGCAGCACCGCCGCCTCCGCGGCCGAGAGCGTCACCGACACGGCGGGCGACACCGGCGGCAAGGCCGTCAAGAAGGCCGTGCCGACGGCCGGCAAGACCGGTGGCTCGGTCGTCAAGAAGGCCACGCCGGCGGCGCAGAACGCGGCCGGGGACGCGGCGGGCTCCGCCGGGGACATCGTGGGTGACACCGCGGCGACCGCCACGAAGGGTGGGCTGCCGACGGACGCGCTGGGCAAGGGTGGGCTGCCGGTGCAGGGGCTGCCGATCGGCTAG